The following coding sequences lie in one Aspergillus puulaauensis MK2 DNA, chromosome 3, nearly complete sequence genomic window:
- a CDS encoding NAD-dependent succinate-semialdehyde dehydrogenase (COG:C;~EggNog:ENOG410PH7W;~InterPro:IPR015590,IPR016161,IPR016162,IPR016163;~PFAM:PF00171;~go_function: GO:0016491 - oxidoreductase activity [Evidence IEA];~go_function: GO:0016620 - oxidoreductase activity, acting on the aldehyde or oxo group of donors, NAD or NADP as acceptor [Evidence IEA];~go_process: GO:0055114 - oxidation-reduction process [Evidence IEA]) encodes MAQQYKLPFELDNPDLLHFDSYVGNAWVTAKSGKRFEVVDPGTDTPWASCPANSAEDVDSAVQAAHESFEQFKKVNPRQRAQWLLKWDTLIREAKADLAKILTHETGKPIAESNGEIDYATGFTWWFAGEAERIHGSIAVPAAPNRRVFTVKQPIGVAAALVPWNFPIAMVLRKAGAALAAGCTMIVKPSPETPLTALVLAHLAQKAGFPAGVFNVLTTDLENTPPLSESLCKHPLVKKVTFTGSTRIGKLIASHCAHGLKKVTLELGGNCPFIVFDDANLEQALDQLMALKWRHAGQACITANRVYVQAGVYDKFAQLLKEKTSKLVIGHGASDGTTMGPLTTPRSIDKAISQVEDARQRGAEVILGGNRVQGTKGYFFEPTILKNMTKEMLVSREETFAPVAALYRFETEEEGVKLANDTSMGLASYAFTKNIDRMWRLLENLEAGMIGMNTGNSSAAESPFGGIKESGYGKESGKEVAVNEYLVTKTGTLTIEGQY; translated from the exons ATGGCTCAACAATACAAGCTACCGTTCGAG CTGGACAACCCGGACCTGCTCCACTTTGATTCCTACGTTGGAAACGCCTGGGTCACAGCAAAGAGTGGCAAGCGGTTTGAAGTTGTCG ACCCCGGTACTGATACCCCCTGGGCAAGCTGCCCGGCGAACTCAGCTGAAGACGTCGATTCCGCCGTGCAGGCCGCGCACGAGTCATTTGAGCAGTTCAAGAAGGTTAACCCTCGTCAGCGTGCACAGTGGCTCCTAAAATGGGACACCCTCATCCGCGAAGCGAAGGCCGATCTAGCCAAAATTCTCACGCATGAGACCGGCAAGCCGATCGCCGAGTCTAATGGTGAGATTGACTACGCTACCGGTTTTACCTGGTGGTTCGCCGGAGAGGCAGAGCGCATTCATGGATCCATAGctgttcctgctgctccAAACCGGCGTGTCTTCACCGTCAAGCAACCTATTGGTGTTGCGGCTGCTCTTGTTCCGTGGAACTTCCCCATTGCTATGGTTCTGCGAAAGGCAGGTGCagctcttgctgctggatgtaCAATGATTGTCAAGCCCAGTCCTGAGACGCCGTTGACAGCTTTGGTATTGGCCCATTTGGCCCAGAAGGCAGGGTTCCCTGCAGGGGTATTTAATGTGCTTACCACAGATTTGGAAAACACGCCACCGCTCAGCGAGAGTCTGTGCAAACATCCGCTTGTCAAAAAGGTTACTTTTACCGGGTCGACGCGAATTGGCAAGTTGATTGCTTCGCATTGTGCACATGGCTTGAAGAAAGTTACCCTTGAGTTGGGTGGAAACTGCCCGTTCATTGTCTTTGATGACGCGAATCTTGAACAAGCGTTGGACCAGTTGATGGCTCTTAAATGGCGCCATGCTGGACAGGCTTGTATCACAGCAAATCGGGTATATGTGCAGGCAGGTGTTTACGACAAGTTTGCCCAATTGCTCAAGGAAAAGACATCCAAGCTAGTGATTGGCCATGGCGCCAGTGACGGCACGACAATGGGTCCTCTCACAACCCCTCGAAGTATCGACAAGGCCATTAGCCAGGTTGAGGATGCACGGCAGCGAGGTGCAGAAGTCATTCTTGGCGGAAACCGTGTCCAGGGAACGAAGGGGTATTTCTTTGAGCCAACAATCTTGAAGAATATGACCAAGGAGATGCTAGTGTCTCGCGAGGAAACTTTTGCACCTGTCGCTGCCTTGTACCGATTTGagacagaggaggaaggagtGAAGCTAGCGAACGACACCAGCATGGGGCTCGCTAGCTACGCATTCACAAAGAACATTGACCGCATGTGGCGCTTGCTGGAGAATCTGGAAGCGGGTATGATTGGCATGAACACAGGCAACTCCTCTGCAGCCGAGTCACCTTTCGGAGGCATCAAGGAATCGGGGTATGGCAAGGAGAGCGGAAAGGAAGTGGCTGTGAACGAGTATCTTGTGACGAAGACGGGAACATTGACGATTGAGGGACAGTATTAG